A window from Leptothermofonsia sichuanensis E412 encodes these proteins:
- a CDS encoding Uma2 family endonuclease: MNLKLENAVQQQVEEQRFLLSGVTWEQYETLRATLDDFPGLRMTYLEGMLELFMPSEEHEDIKTTIARLLELYAIEKNVRLYGYGSATYRKKAKERGLEPDECYYLNTKKEFPDIAIEVIVTRGLLDKLEVYRGLGVPEVWIWQQGQLVIYHLSQENYEPATRSEFLPDLDLDLLMRCASMPDQHDAVVAFRDALQ, from the coding sequence ATGAACCTGAAGCTAGAGAATGCTGTACAGCAGCAGGTTGAGGAACAACGGTTTCTTCTGTCTGGGGTGACCTGGGAACAGTACGAAACCCTGCGTGCCACACTAGATGACTTTCCGGGGTTACGGATGACCTATCTGGAGGGGATGCTGGAACTGTTCATGCCATCCGAAGAACATGAAGACATTAAAACTACGATCGCTCGTCTGCTGGAACTATACGCAATTGAGAAGAATGTGCGGTTGTATGGTTATGGCTCTGCCACCTATCGGAAAAAGGCTAAAGAGCGTGGGTTAGAGCCGGATGAATGCTACTACCTGAATACGAAAAAAGAGTTTCCTGATATTGCGATCGAAGTCATTGTCACCAGGGGTTTGCTGGACAAGCTAGAGGTTTACCGGGGATTAGGGGTGCCGGAGGTTTGGATCTGGCAGCAGGGGCAACTGGTAATTTACCATCTAAGTCAGGAAAACTATGAACCTGCTACCCGCAGTGAATTTTTACCTGACCTGGACCTGGACTTGCTGATGCGATGTGCTTCTATGCCCGATCAACATGATGCAGTCGTTGCCTTCCGAGATGCCCTGCAATAG